One genomic segment of Gossypium arboreum isolate Shixiya-1 chromosome 3, ASM2569848v2, whole genome shotgun sequence includes these proteins:
- the LOC108460350 gene encoding mediator of RNA polymerase II transcription subunit 23 isoform X3, giving the protein MMPSTSVIANASNFQSANAASTLTSVHVIGSPAQSTIEPSSGATLSPVKLSNIACSGQPSTTRMDSSIRDNAISNLRQLCCKIILTGLECNLKPVTQAEIFHHMLNWLVNWDQRQHGNEECDGKSWRLEKALIEWLHSCLDVIWLLVEEDKCRVPFYELLRSGLQFIENIPDDEALFTLILEIHRRRDMMAMHMQMLDQHLHCPTFGTHRILSQTTPNVSVEGVANLRYSPITYPSVLGEPLHGEDLAASIQRGSLDWERALRCIRHAIRSTPSPDWWKRVLVVAPFYRGSVPTPGAVFTCDMICEATIDRIVELLKLTNSEINCWQEWLVFSDIFFFLMKSGCIDFVDFIDKLGSRLSASDHHILNTNHVTWLLAQIIRVEHVMTALNTDSRKVETTRKILSFHREDRSSDPNNPQSILLDFISSCQNLRIWSLNTSTREYLNNEQLQKGKQIDEWWRQVSKGERMMDYMSMDDKSIGMFWVVSYTMAQPACETVMNWLSSGGVTELLPGANVQPNERFMVMREVSPLPISLLSGFSMNLYLKLVFQMEESLFAGQVVPSIAMVETYTRLLLIAPHSLFRSHFSHLAQRNASLLSKPAVTLLVLEIVNYRLLPLYRYQGKCKPLMYDVTKIISALKGKRGDHRVFRLAENLCINLILSLRDFFSVKREGKGPTEFTETLNRITIITLAITIKTRGIADADHLLYLQTMLEQILATSQHTWSEKTLRFFPSILRDLLMTRTDKRGLAIQEWLQSETTVINQCTQLLSSSAEPNYVMTYINHSFPQHRQYLCAGAWILMQGHPENINSGNLARVLREFSPEDVTSNIYTMVDVLLHHIHIELQHGHSLQDLLLKTCANLAFFVWTHELIPLDILLLALIDRDDDPHALRIVISLLDRQELQQRVKLYCMNRGPPEHWLYTGIFKRSDLQKALGNHLSWKERYPTFFDDIVARLLPVIPLVVYRLIENDAIESADRILGMYSLFLAYHPLRFTFVRDILAYFYGHLPGKLIVRILNVLDLSKIPFSESFPQHISSSNPAICPPLEYFATLLLALVNNVIPPLNSNSRTGSMGDASNNSVRGPHNKTPATPQSGPANASEGQKAFYQIQDPGTYTQLVLETAVIEILSLPISASQIVSSLVQIVVNIQPTLIQSSNGLHGASSGAVQGSVLPTSPSGGSTDSAGRSTPSVSGINTSSFVSRSGYTCQQLSCLFIQACGLLLAQLPPEFHLQLYMEASRIIKESWWLTDGKRSLSELDSAVSYALLDPTWASQDNTSTAIGNIVALLHSFFSNLPQEWLEGTHVIIQQLRPVTSVAMLRIAFRIMGPLLPRLVTAHNLFNKILSLLLNTLVDVFGKNTQPPVPVEASEITDLIDYLHHIIHYEGQAGPVQANSKPRPEVLSICGRAAESLRPDVQHLLSHLKPDVNSSIYAATHPKIAQNPSS; this is encoded by the exons ATGATGCCATCTACTAGTGTAATTGCTAACGCTTCTAATTTTCAGTCTGCGAATGCTGCATCTACGTTAACTTCAGTTCATGTTATTGGGTCTCCAGCACAATCGACAATTGAACCTTCTTCGGGTGCTACTTTGTCCCCTGTAAAATTATCTAATATTGCCTGCAGTGGTCAACCATCTACAACTAGGATGGATTCATCTATAAGAGATAATGCTATAAGCAATTTACGTCAGCTATGCTGCAAGATAATTTTAACTGGGCTTGAATGTAATTTGAAACCAGTGACTCAAGCTGAAATTTTCCACCATATGCTGAATTGGTTGGTTAATTGGGATCAAAGGCAACATGGGAATGAGGAATGTGATGGAAAGTCCTGGAGACTGGAGAAGGCTCTAATTGAATGGCTGCACAGTTGTTTGGATGTAATTTGGTTGTTGGTTGAGGAAGATAAATGCAGAGTGCCCTTCTATGAATTACTCCGAAGCGGATTGCAGTTTATAGAAAACATCCCAGACGATGAAGCATTGTTTACGCTTATCTTGGAAATACATAGAAGGAGAGATATGATGGCTATGCATATGCAAATGTTAGACCAACACCTTCACTGCCCCACATTTGGAACTCATCGGATATTGTCACAGACAACTCCTAACGTTTCTGTTGAAGGTGTGGCAAACTTGCGGTATTCACCAATTACATATCCAAGTGTGCTTGGAGAACCACTTCATGGAGAG GATCTTGCAGCTTCTATCCAGAGGGGTAGTTTGGACTGGGAGAGAGCCTTACGTTGTATAAGGCATGCTATACGCTCTACTCCTTCTCCTGATTGGTGGAAACGTGTGCTTGTTGTGGCACCTTTTTATCGAGGTTCAGTGCCTACTCCTGGTGCTGTTTTTACATGTGATATGATTTGCGAGGCAACAATTGATAGAATTGTTGAGCTTTTGAAGTTGACAAATTCAG AAATAAATTGCTGGCAGGAGTGGCTTGTCTTCTCAGATATATTCTTCTTTCTTATGAAAAGTGGATGTATAGATTTTGTTGATTTTATTGATAAGCTGGGCTCACGCCTTTCAGCAAGTGATCACCACATTCTTAATACAAATCATGTTACCTGGCTTCTTGCACAAATCATTCGAGTTGAGCATGTCATGACTGCTTTGAATACTGATTCTAGAAAG GTGGAAACAACAAGGAAGATTCTATCATTTCACAGAGAAGATAGGAGCTCTGATCCTAATAATCCCCAAAGCATCCTGCTTGATTTTATTAGCAGTTGTCAAAACTTACGCATTTGGTCACTGAATACATCAACCAGAGAATACTTGAATAATGAACAGTTGCAGAAAGGGAAGCAAATAGATGAGTGGTGGAGACAAGTGAGCAAAG GGGAACGCATGATGGATTATATGAGTATGGATGATAAATCAATTGGGATGTTTTGGGTTGTCTCCTACACGATGGCGCAGCCAGCTTGTGAAACGGTCATGAATTGGTTATCTTCTGGTGGAGTTACAGAGTTGTTACCCGGAGCAAATGTACAGCCCAATGAGAGATTCATGGTGATGCGGGAAGTTAGTCCATTGCCGATTTCACTGTTATCTGGCTTTTCAATGAATCTTTATTTGAAGTTGGTCTTTCAAATGGAAGAATCTTTATTTGCTGGGCAG GTTGTTCCTAGTATTGCTATGGTTGAAACTTACACCAGATTGTTGCTCATTGCACCTCATTCGTTATTTCGTTCACACTTCAGT CATTTGGCACAGAGGAATGCTTCTTTATTGAGCAAGCCTGCGGTGACACTTCTGGTGCTTGAAATTGTCAACTATCGTCTGCTTCCACTGTACAG GTACCAAGGAAAATGCAAACCTCTGATGTATGATGTTACAAAGATAATTTCTGCTTTAAAAGGAAAACGGGGGGATCACCGTGTATTTAGATTGGCAGAGAATTTGTGCATAAATCTGATTTTGTCTTTGAGAGACTTTTTCTCGGTGAAAAGGGAAGGGAAG GGGCCCACTGAATTCACAGAAACTTTAAATCGGATAACTATAATCACTCTTGCCATCACCATTAAAACCCGCGGAATTGCAGATGCTGATCACCTACTTTACCTTCAAACTATGTTGGAACAGATATTGGCAACTAGCCAGCATACATGGTCAGAGAAAACACTACGTTTTTTTCCCTCTATTCTTCGAGATCTCTTAATGACACGGACAGACAAAAGAGGACTTGCAATTCAAGAATGGCTACAG TCAGAAACAACAGTGATTAACCAATGCACacaacttctttcatcatctgCTGAACCAAATTATGTCATGACCTATATCAATCACAGTTTCCCTCAACACCGCCAATATCTGTGTGCTGGTGCATGGATATTGATGCAAGGGCATCCTGAAAACATTAACAGTGGAAACTTG GCACGGGTATTGAGAGAATTTTCTCCTGAAGACGTGACATCCAATATCTATACAATGGTGGATGTATTACTTCATCACATTCACATAGAGCTGCAGCATGGGCATTCCTTGCAG GACCTTTTACTGAAAACTTGTGCAAACCTGGCCTTTTTTGTTTGGACCCATGAGCTGATTCCTTTGGATATATTGCTTCTAGCACTCATTGACCGTGACGATGATCCCCATGCGCTGCGTATTGTG ATAAGCTTACTTGACAGGCAAGAGCTTCAACAAAGGGTGAAATTATACTGTATGAATCGTGGCCCCCCTGAGCATTGGCTTTACACTGGAATATTTAAGCGCAGTGACTTGCAAAAAGCCCTTGGCAATCATCTCTCATGGAAGGAGag GTATCCTACATTCTTCGATGATATTGTGGCACGTCTGCTTCCAGTCATCCCCTTAGTTGTTTACAGACTTATTGAGAATGATGCTATAGAATCTGCTGACAGGATTTTGGGCATGTATTCTCTATTTTTAGCTTACCACCCTTTGAGATTTACATTTGTTCGTGACATTCTCGCGTATTTCTATGGTCATCTACCTGGAAAGTTAATTGTTCGAATATTGAATGTACTAGATCTCAGCAAG ATTCCGTTTTCTGAGTCGTTCCCTCAGCACATTAGTTCATCAAATCCTGCAATATGCCCCCCACTAGAATATTTTGCGACTCTTTTATTGGCTCTAGTGAATAATGTCATACCCCCATTAAACAGTAACTCAAGAACTGGATCAATGGGGGATGCTTCTAATAATTCAGTGCGTGGTCCTCATAATAAAACCCCTGCAACACCTCAGTCTGGGCCAGCGAATGCTTCTGAAGGTCAAAAAGCATTCTATCAAATTCAGGACCCAGGGACATATACTCAGCTGGTTCTGGAAACAGCCGTCATAGAGATCCTCTCTCTTCCCATTTCCGCTTCTCAGATTGTGTCATCTCTTGTTCAAATTGTTGTCAACATACAACCAACTCTGATTCAGTCCAGCAATGGATTGCATGGAGCTTCTAGTGGTGCCGTGCAAGGTTCAGTTTTACCAACATCCCCTTCTGGAGGCAGTACAGATAGTGCTGGCAGATCTACTCCTTCAGTGTCAGGGATCAACACCTCTAGTTTTGTTTCCCGAAGTGGTTACACTTGTCAACAGCTTTCATGCTTATTTATCCAAGCTTGTGGTTTGTTGTTGGCCCAACTCCCTCCTGAGTTTCACTTACAGCTTTACATGGAAGCTTCACGAATAATTAAAGAGAGTTGGTGGCTAACTGATGGGAAGAGATCATTGAGTGAACTAGACTCTGCTGTTAGCTATGCTTTGTTGGATCCAACATGGGCTTCCCAAGATAATACCTCTACGGCCATAG GTAATATAGTTGCATTACTTCATTCTTTCTTCAGTAACCTCCCACAAGAATGGCTAGAGGGAACACATGTCATTATTCAACAGCTCCGGCCGGTAACATCGGTTGCTATGTTGAGAATAGCATTCCGGATAATGGGCCCCTTGCTTCCAAGACTTGTTACTGCTCACAATCTTTTTAACAAG ATTCTATCGTTACTATTGAATACACTGGTGGATGTATTTGGAAAAAACACTCAACCGCCAGTCCCTGTGGAAGCATCAGAAATAACAGATCTGATCGACTACCT TCACCATATCATCCACTACGAAGGACAGGCAGGGCCAGTTCAAGCCAACAGCAAGCCGAGGCCAGAGGTGTTGAGTATTTGTGGGAGAGCTGCAGAAAGTCTACGGCCAGATGTACAGCATCTTTTATCCCACTTGAAACCTGACGTTAACTCTTCAATATATGCTGCTACGCATCCAAAGATAGCTCAGAATCCTTCCTCCTGA